A genomic segment from Chitinophaga niabensis encodes:
- the dinB gene encoding DNA polymerase IV, whose translation MSVQRKIIHIDMDAFYASVEQRDNPEYRGKAIAVGGSPEGRGGVVATCSYEARKFGVRSAMPSKRALQLCPHLIFVRPRFAAYKEVSQSVREIFSRYTDLIEPLSLDEAYLDVTEDKQQIGSAIAIAQQIKQAIREELQLTASAGVSINKFVAKIASDMQKPDGLTFIAPSQVESFMENLPVEKFFGVGKVTADKMKSMNLHTGKDLKKLSENELVQYFGKSGRFYYKIVRGIDDRAVEPHRETKSVGAEDTFAYDLTLIEEMNAELDKIAVTVANRLERYQLKGRTVTLKIKYSDFKQITRNQSLAQGINDLPTIAAVAKQLLLKTEPEDKKIRLLGITLSNFGEEQPPETAQLSLF comes from the coding sequence ATGTCCGTGCAACGTAAGATCATTCATATCGACATGGATGCATTCTATGCATCTGTAGAGCAGCGCGACAATCCGGAATACCGGGGGAAAGCCATTGCAGTGGGAGGTTCTCCGGAAGGAAGAGGTGGCGTGGTGGCCACCTGCAGTTATGAAGCCCGGAAATTTGGTGTGCGTTCTGCCATGCCTTCCAAAAGAGCCCTTCAATTATGCCCCCATCTCATTTTTGTACGGCCACGTTTTGCCGCTTACAAAGAAGTATCCCAAAGCGTACGGGAGATCTTCAGCAGGTATACAGACCTCATTGAACCCCTCTCTCTCGATGAAGCCTACCTGGATGTTACGGAAGACAAACAGCAGATCGGTTCCGCCATTGCCATTGCGCAACAGATCAAACAGGCTATCAGGGAAGAGCTGCAGCTGACTGCTTCTGCCGGTGTATCCATCAATAAATTCGTAGCTAAGATTGCTTCGGATATGCAGAAACCGGATGGCCTTACTTTCATTGCGCCTTCGCAGGTGGAATCTTTTATGGAGAATTTGCCGGTGGAGAAATTCTTTGGTGTGGGAAAAGTAACGGCAGATAAAATGAAGAGTATGAACCTGCATACGGGCAAAGACCTGAAGAAACTTTCAGAGAATGAACTGGTGCAATACTTCGGCAAATCCGGCCGCTTTTATTACAAGATCGTAAGAGGGATAGACGACAGGGCGGTGGAGCCACACCGGGAAACTAAATCCGTGGGGGCAGAAGATACGTTTGCCTATGACCTTACCCTCATAGAAGAAATGAATGCGGAATTGGATAAGATAGCCGTAACGGTGGCCAACAGGCTGGAGCGGTATCAGCTGAAAGGCAGAACAGTTACCCTGAAGATCAAATACAGCGATTTTAAACAGATCACCCGGAATCAGTCCTTAGCCCAGGGCATCAATGATCTGCCCACTATTGCAGCTGTTGCAAAACAATTACTGCTTAAAACAGAGCCGGAGGACAAAAAGATCAGGCTGCTGGGGATCACCTTATCCAATTTTGGAGAAGAGCAACCTCCTGAAACGGCGCAGTTGAGTTTGTTCTGA
- a CDS encoding winged helix-turn-helix transcriptional regulator, translating to MINEGICSVDYAFQRIGGKYKGRIIWALKDKVMRYGELKRYVQGITPKMLTQALRELEEDGLVQRTVYPEVLPRVEYLLTGEAKELIPFIELLSCWAEKQMQKRGIPSMVQHARPMKKAM from the coding sequence ATGATAAATGAAGGAATCTGTTCGGTAGATTATGCTTTCCAGCGCATTGGCGGAAAATACAAAGGGCGCATTATCTGGGCATTGAAAGATAAGGTGATGCGGTATGGTGAACTGAAGAGATATGTGCAGGGAATAACCCCTAAAATGCTCACGCAGGCATTGCGGGAATTGGAGGAAGATGGGCTGGTACAAAGAACGGTTTACCCGGAAGTACTTCCCCGGGTTGAATACCTTCTCACCGGGGAAGCGAAAGAATTGATCCCTTTCATTGAACTGCTGAGCTGCTGGGCAGAAAAACAAATGCAAAAACGAGGCATTCCTTCTATGGTACAGCATGCAAGGCCCATGAAAAAGGCGATGTAA
- a CDS encoding 3-keto-disaccharide hydrolase, giving the protein MNSKSILLSFLLLSFMGANAQDFSPLFNGKDLSGWYSFIKSKGKDNDVDKVFSVQDGMLYITGKEFGYIATEKTYSDFHLVVEFKWGNNKWPPREKVVRDNGILYHTVGNDKVWPRAVECQIQEKDCGDFWLIDSVTAIIDGVRSPATKNTHIVKKKDAEKPTGEWNRIEVISLKGKCTHIVNGVIVNEAEDASVRSGKIAIQSEGADIYYRKIALKVL; this is encoded by the coding sequence ATGAACAGCAAAAGCATTTTATTGTCTTTCCTGCTCCTCTCTTTCATGGGAGCTAATGCCCAGGATTTTTCACCCTTATTCAACGGAAAAGACCTCAGCGGATGGTATTCCTTTATTAAGTCGAAAGGAAAGGATAATGATGTGGATAAGGTCTTCTCCGTACAGGATGGCATGTTGTATATCACCGGCAAAGAGTTCGGTTATATCGCTACCGAAAAAACCTATAGCGACTTTCACCTGGTGGTGGAATTCAAATGGGGGAATAACAAATGGCCCCCCAGGGAAAAGGTAGTACGCGATAACGGTATCTTATACCATACCGTGGGTAACGACAAAGTATGGCCCCGCGCAGTGGAATGCCAGATCCAGGAAAAGGATTGCGGCGATTTCTGGCTGATAGACAGTGTTACGGCCATCATAGATGGTGTACGTTCCCCGGCTACAAAAAACACCCACATTGTAAAGAAAAAGGATGCAGAAAAACCCACCGGGGAATGGAACCGCATAGAAGTGATCTCCCTGAAAGGAAAATGCACACATATCGTAAATGGCGTGATCGTAAATGAGGCGGAAGATGCCAGTGTACGCTCAGGAAAGATCGCTATTCAAAGTGAGGGGGCCGATATTTATTACCGTAAGATAGCACTGAAGGTTTTGTAG
- a CDS encoding DUF4251 domain-containing protein, producing the protein MKYIKTIPVLLLLLVLGVGSFAQTSVKPKESEKAKKIKELISNRNYQFQAQTVFPMSGRTRQIAGEGYDVTVSRDTVNSYLPYFGRAYAAPIDPSKGGIQFISKDFEYTESPGKKGGWDITIKPKDVRDVQQFFLSVSEDGYASLQVTSTNRQAISFNGIIAEKRSRKKK; encoded by the coding sequence ATGAAGTACATCAAAACTATACCGGTCCTGTTGTTACTTTTAGTGCTGGGAGTTGGATCATTTGCCCAGACCAGCGTAAAGCCCAAAGAATCCGAAAAAGCAAAGAAGATAAAAGAACTCATCAGCAACCGGAACTATCAGTTCCAGGCACAGACCGTTTTTCCCATGTCAGGCCGTACGCGGCAGATAGCGGGAGAGGGGTATGATGTAACTGTTTCCAGGGATACGGTGAACTCCTATCTGCCTTATTTCGGCCGTGCTTATGCTGCGCCGATAGATCCTTCGAAAGGTGGTATACAGTTCATTTCCAAAGATTTCGAATACACAGAATCACCGGGTAAGAAAGGTGGATGGGATATCACCATCAAACCAAAGGATGTTCGGGATGTGCAGCAATTCTTCCTTTCTGTTTCTGAAGATGGTTATGCCTCTTTGCAGGTGACCAGCACTAACCGGCAGGCGATCTCTTTTAATGGGATCATTGCAGAAAAGCGTTCCAGGAAAAAGAAATAA
- a CDS encoding DUF2341 domain-containing protein, which produces MKHLVLFLLSYCICYPALSQETSAWQYYKEIKLNTSPNGANVSGDVKDFPLAVTLTMQNFDFPQAKANGADIRFSDGTTFLPHSIEWWDPVNKKALVWVKVPVVKGNNATQVIYMHWGNEQAPDEDHSKEIFAGKDGFVGVWHLNEPGNTLPEGYKDATDNAADATGVNMKPWTATDGIIGKAQQFNYEDQQWIKIDSDKRKLFDLTRKLTFSIWAKARSYANKGDEAKRIGPGYETMFAKGDNSWRLQKFGPRYWHKPAAELIEICVEQQPKGDLCVVGKTDMVTGKWFHLTGVHDYPYVKLYVNGVLDKVEKFDVEWKSDDHPVGIGNQSQFPDKGRFWDGLLDEARVLKVAKDENWIKLDYESQREGSVLLRFGKTQKRH; this is translated from the coding sequence ATGAAACATCTTGTCTTATTCTTATTATCCTATTGTATCTGTTATCCTGCATTATCTCAGGAAACCTCCGCCTGGCAATACTATAAAGAGATCAAGCTAAACACCTCTCCCAACGGCGCCAATGTAAGCGGCGACGTAAAGGACTTCCCCCTTGCCGTTACGCTCACTATGCAGAATTTCGATTTCCCGCAGGCAAAAGCCAATGGGGCAGACATCCGTTTTTCGGATGGTACTACCTTTCTCCCTCACAGCATTGAATGGTGGGACCCTGTGAACAAAAAGGCCCTCGTATGGGTAAAGGTACCCGTCGTAAAAGGCAATAATGCCACACAGGTCATCTATATGCATTGGGGAAATGAACAGGCCCCTGATGAAGATCACAGCAAAGAGATCTTCGCCGGTAAAGATGGCTTTGTGGGGGTATGGCATTTGAATGAACCCGGTAATACTTTGCCGGAAGGTTATAAAGATGCTACGGATAACGCAGCAGATGCCACCGGTGTAAATATGAAGCCCTGGACCGCTACAGATGGCATTATTGGTAAAGCACAACAATTCAACTATGAAGATCAGCAATGGATCAAAATAGACTCCGATAAACGCAAACTCTTTGACCTTACAAGAAAGCTCACCTTTTCCATCTGGGCAAAAGCCCGCAGTTATGCCAATAAAGGTGATGAAGCTAAACGGATAGGCCCCGGTTATGAAACCATGTTTGCGAAAGGCGATAATTCATGGCGTTTGCAGAAGTTTGGGCCAAGGTACTGGCATAAACCGGCAGCAGAACTGATAGAGATCTGCGTGGAGCAACAACCCAAAGGAGACCTCTGCGTAGTAGGTAAAACGGATATGGTCACCGGCAAATGGTTCCACCTTACCGGCGTACACGATTACCCTTATGTAAAGCTCTATGTGAACGGGGTGTTGGACAAGGTGGAGAAATTTGATGTGGAATGGAAGTCGGACGATCATCCTGTTGGCATCGGTAACCAAAGTCAGTTCCCGGATAAAGGGCGTTTTTGGGATGGATTACTGGACGAAGCCAGGGTTTTAAAAGTAGCGAAGGATGAAAACTGGATAAAACTGGATTACGAAAGTCAGCGGGAAGGATCTGTATTACTCCGGTTCGGAAAAACACAGAAAAGGCATTAA
- a CDS encoding outer membrane beta-barrel protein, translating into MKNKFSALIALLLICSLASHAQLKRFSLGPYVEAGFPVGDLSKTHNTGYGVGLGADIKLIKGFGVTGSVGYMRFGGQKDAQNNKYPAVSAVPVRLGIKYQLVSILYVKLESGASTYTGDDSGAAFILAPGIGIRVLGLDVAAKYETWIKSGNIGFFGLKAGFNF; encoded by the coding sequence ATGAAAAACAAATTCTCCGCGCTCATCGCGCTACTGTTGATCTGCAGTTTGGCAAGCCATGCACAATTAAAACGTTTCAGTCTCGGCCCATATGTTGAAGCAGGTTTCCCGGTGGGTGATCTCAGTAAAACGCATAACACGGGTTACGGTGTGGGCCTCGGGGCAGACATTAAACTGATCAAAGGGTTTGGTGTAACAGGCTCCGTTGGGTACATGCGGTTTGGTGGACAAAAAGATGCACAGAACAATAAATATCCCGCTGTTTCTGCGGTACCTGTAAGGTTGGGTATCAAATACCAGCTGGTATCTATCCTTTATGTGAAACTGGAAAGCGGTGCTTCTACGTATACCGGCGATGATTCAGGCGCAGCTTTTATTCTTGCGCCGGGTATTGGTATCCGTGTGTTGGGGCTGGATGTTGCTGCCAAGTACGAAACCTGGATCAAAAGCGGGAACATCGGTTTCTTCGGTTTGAAAGCCGGATTTAACTTCTAA